The genomic region ACATTAATACGCTAAGGGAGAGTCTTGTTATTCCTAATAATCTTATCCAGTTCAATTAGAAAATGTTTgcgatttataaaaaaaaattattgagactTACACCAAATCTCAGTTACTCAATTTATGAGATGAGAGTTCTGCAATGCTTCCAATAAGTTGGGGGATTTTGACAGTGTTAGTTTATTAACCAATCAAAttatatgtcattttttatattttaattattttttatttttttaaattaatccttgattattactttttaaaattataactttataaattaaaaaatatgattaaagataACTTTAGAAGTctgaatcttaaaaaaaaatagttattttcagcactttttacaaaaaaaaaaaaacttttggggtttagggtttaaaaaTTTCTTATGATTGTTTTTTAAGCATAGATCTTTTATAAAAAGCGttcaaagtaattaaaaatattttaaggttCAGACttctaaagttatttttaattatattttctaatttaaaaaataataatcaaggactaatttaaaaaaacaaaaaaaaatgataaagatatGACATGTAGTATCACAACCCTTAAAATTATTGGAGGCACTGTCGGAACTCTCTTAATGAGTTATAGCAAAATCTTGTCACATGATATACCAATTATCAATTAacattttagaaagaaaaaaaaaattaactgaatcaatcctttagatttttttagttgatCAACTGTTGAGATTTGGTGTAAGTCTGGTAtaatcacacacacacagatatatatgtatacatatatatatgagaaaaaatcaaattatattattgacaattattatttcatttatataaattaatataaaatatgatttttattgatcTAACTATTGAATTATATCTGTATATTATCAATAtcgtttgtttaaattttatcaaaattaaagagCAATAAGAaagtaatcaaataatttatattttaatatatttaaaaatatttctattgcatcgattttaatttatatgaataagataacaaatgattttaaactaacataaaaattttcatatatgaaAGGAACTTTTGATCCAACAAtgagttttaagaaaatattatacgGTTAAAAACTATAGAATAATGTAATAGTTTTTAAAGTTATATTGATATAGTTTAATCtatcttctatatatatatatgattagaaagaaagaaaaatgtgtgTTAGCTATAATATTTGggtattttgtttttagtgTGATAGCCATctgtctttgttgttgtttttttttttcttatatgttcATGCTagagaacatggtattgaagaTTAGCATAGCTCAAAGTAGTTTAGTGagctttagttttttatttatttttatcaatatgttagtttgttagaatgttattttttattaatagaataaattaaaatatttttttcctcttctgttCTTCTTTAATTATCTAATCCAAGTGAACTTTAGTAATAGTCAAATTGGTGTCTATGAGCCAATCAAGCCTATTTAACAAGTGTTTTGTCCGTTAAATATTCTCCCTTTTCTTTCAGGAATTAGTGCAAATGGTGTCTTAGGTAAATTCGCAAGAAGGTTTAGAAATTGTTATACTAGGCCAAAGAATTAAGGGTCCACTAACCTTTATGTTTTATAATACCACTCCTAGCTAGGTCAACAAATACATTTCTCGtagcaaaagaaaaaggatgttatcttattaaaattgtgtcacttaaaagaaacaaacaaatatcAGTGTTTAGGTTTGGATCATTATGATATTAGTCTTTATGTTTGGATTATCATGATATTAGTGTCttgttaatgattaatttttattaaaaatttcgattgatcacttttaattaagtcttctttttaattatatttttttcatccacaaaatttaaacttaatttcacttgaattaatGATATGTATTCCCTCTAGACTCATgtccaaacaaaaataactaatttcacactaattaagaaaattaattgatatcatttcattatcccatgaagtaaaaaaaaaaaacttatttctaaaatatttttcattgaaacttattatcatgaataaaaaagagttaataaaataaaattaaaattaaataaaaaatattttaaggataataacattaaataagataaaaattaattaaatttaattatatttaagtcgaagatataaaattattttttttacttatgtatgtaatattttttacttcttgTATGAGTCCAAAAGCAAATATATTAGTAGGTcaatattcatttaaaaaaatgaaggtgTATATGTCAATTAATGAGACATCACAAAAAGCGAATGTTAATtcctttttttaacaaaaaaaaaagattgttttCCCTTTTAACTTGTcgcatttataaaaatatataaagtagtTTACCTAGACAATATAGTTTTTATCCCAGATAACCAAGGCATCTGAGAATACTTGCTTAGACACACTCTGCCAATCCTTGAGATTGTGTGCCAACTTTGAGTCTACTAAACCTCAAATCTGATTATGTTTACGAtttatgcattaaaaaaaatctgataaTGTTATCCACAGTGAGATTGTGTGCCATCTTTGAGTCTAGTAAACCTCACCCTACCCTTTCAGGTATCTTTAACTAATGGTGCCAAACCCCATTTGAGTGGCATACAAAGCTCAATGCCCCACATAAGGGAACCAACCAACTTATTACTAAATGGAATGTAGCTGACAACCCCCATCCCACTAGGGGCTGGGAGGAAACAAAATTGTTCATTTCCTCTATCTCTCTCTCCCAagccaaaatcaaaattttaggcATCAATAATTTGTTACACCACCACcttctattttttacttttgtttcatAACACaactaagaaattataaaaaaattatgtgtgtACATTTAAAAGTCCTAAGTAAGCGTATTTTTGCacattttaacaaaatattgttcttttttactttcttaaccGTCATCTAACTATCATTTGTCTTATTTCATAtccatattttatataatatatcgctgtaaataattattatatatgcaagcAAAATTTTTGgatcattttatttcatatttctgATTTACACTGATAATTCTTCGAAACATTCTGGATTTGTATTAGTTGTTCTCATTAGCTATTTTGTATGACCTTGCTCTCCTACTTATCTCTTTCTCCAGCTCTTCTAGCCCTCCCACCTCTTCAATTTCCTGCATgccatatatttaattatttatagtgacaaacaaaaaattatgtataaaagCTTGAGCCAATCAACTAAATATTAATAAGTatccaagaagaagaaaaacaatacctaaaaaatatattcaattaaataataacaagaTACAGAAACGAAAATGCAACTGACCTTGGGTCCCAAAAACAGCCCATATGGCACTCCATTGAATTTTTCCGAATGGTGAAGCTGACATAAAGACAACACCAGTATCACGGGTATCAGAAcagtgaaaataaattaaaataaaatgaacagaaataaatttcccttttttggcttcttctagaaaatgaaaatgaataataatgtaATGAGTATTGCTGATTAGTGTCACGTTAAACATACATTAGAAAATGAGAAcattttccaataaaaaatgttaattttgttgCATAATGTTATCCTAAATTCccaatgatgataataatgaaaattactTGGTGAGCAGAGGCCACCCTTCTGAGATAGGGCACGTTTGCAATGGGGCCCACCGGGAATCTCTTATGAACCAATCCATCGTGTACAAACATGTAGGCCATCCCAAAGACCGTAATTCCAAGACCCTGTTCATAGTTGAAGGTATCTATCTATCTTAGTAAAAGTGTTCAATCAAGATCAATGTCATTAAAGTCtaagtaataattattatttttattggtatTTGGTAACCCTCTACCGTGAGAGTTGCCAATGAAACTGGTAATTAAGAATCTCACCCCAATCAAACTCTTAAttaagagagagagatagaatAACAAAAAGATTAATTGTAATTAGGATTTTTGAGAATACACGCACCGCACCAAAGCAAAGGCCAGGGACCAGTCCCTTGTTAAAGAAACCATAGGAAAGGAGAGCGATGGCAGGGACAGCGTTGATTATTGCAAATACATCGTTAAGCTCGAAGGGTCCTTCTCTTGGTCGATGGTGGGACTGCAATTGAAGttaaaaatttgttagtttGTGGTGTTGCAAGGATCCAATAGTTTCTGGTGATTGGTTGCTGAGACATCACAAGGATTAACCAAAACCAAACAGTTTTTTCTAGTGGGTCTTGGACTCTGACACTGTGGCTTtagacaattaaaataaatgtgtttTAGATTGTTCGTTTTCCATTATAATTGATCTTAGTCTTTATACCTTAAAAAAGATGGCCTATGAAAGTCTcctattgttttaaataaataaaaaataggcatattacaattattagttttaaaatatactacagACTAAGAAAATTTTCCACCAAAAATTGGGGACCATAACACATTTtagcaagagaaaaaaaatatataattaaattgactTAAACAGCGGTTAAGAGACAGGATTCAGAGGAAAGATGAACCAACTGAAAGCATACCTCATGCATGTGCCACAGCGAAGCATGCCAGAGAGCCCTATGAGCCCATCTAGCCCAAAATTCCATACCCACCTGAAAATCAGACATACCCAGTTGAATACTTGAATCTATCACTCAAAATTCACAAACAACTCACCCAATTCTGAACTCAAAAACCATTCAAAACCCGTTTGGAATCATAATTAGTTTAAAGGATAACTCACAGCAGCTCCCACTGATAGAGCAAATGTGCCAAACATTTCAGACCAAGGCACTTCTCCACCCTACACCAACCAAACCCaatttcattataaaattatcttcaTATGCAAATCATCATCAATCAATCATGCATGACACCAATGTCAGGACATAAAaaataaggttttaaaaaacgATCCGCAAAATAAAAGTCAAGTCTTTGTGGTGTCTGTCATTCCAATTGTGGCCGCATCACCAGcgtttgtttataattttctatGATATCCAAGATCACAACTGTGGTCGTATCAGCAGCATTTGTTTATAACCGCGACAAAACCACGACCAGAgccgttttttaaaaaacttgcataaaaataagaagaaaaaagaaagaatcaaTTTTAAGGCACCACCTACCTCCATTTGCCACGAGAATCTGCAATAAACAGCGAACACTGCCATGGATGTGATGCCGAAGCTAGACATGACAGCAGCAACGAGGTAAGTGAACCTCTCAGACTCTTTTCTGGCCAATTTCTCAGCCAACTTTGGTGACAGAACTTGTTGAgcgggaggaggaggaggaggaggttgTTCTTGTGGCTCAATTTCCATGTGGGTGCCTTGTTTTGGGTCCTGCATGAGGACACAAacggtgaaagttgaaacttTTTGGGTTCTTGGTGATGCTGTGTGGTGGAAAATTCTCATGGGGGAGAAAGGGAGTGTTGTTGGGATTGATTTGGGGAGGTTCAGGTGAGGTTGGTGGAAACGGAGGAGGGACTTCATGGTTATGGCGGCGGAGAGTCCTACCGCCATGGTAGAACTAGAAAGTGTTGAAACTTGAGAACAATGTGAGATTGTGATGTGTTGTGTTTGTGTgtcttagagagagagagagagagagagagagagagagagatgtttGTGTGAAGAGGAAAGGTTTGAAGTGTGGAGGTTTAAAAAGGGAGATGAACAGAGACCACAACTTTTTTGTTATGTGTGGAATTTGTTTCTTTCGGTGGTTTTTTTATGTGGGGCCACTGTGAACACAAAATGAAAAACCTCGTGGAACATTACCACACTATAGGAGTCATTTTCAGCTATCACAGAGAaatgaaaaatgcaaaaataatcactttaacacttattaaaaaaaatagttgaaattattaaattttattaattttaaataaaataaagttatttttaaaatgctttttatttaaatttaatatcataaataaaatagagttattaaaaataaataaatgatattttataacaatatcattaaataataataataaaattagttaaattttctataaattttaatgcCATAAGGTGTGTTAAGTGAAGAGTCTTAGAGAATATGTATCTAATActtctcttttaaaaattacacaCATATTAATATGGTTTGATATTCTTTCATTTCtgtgaaaaaattgtttttttttctacaagaGAATTTATGTGTttactttttcaaaattttacaaaTCTAAATATGGCTCAATATTCTTCCATTTATGTTAAAAGTAAGAAATGATATACTATATTAGAGAGTATAGTtgtttaagttataaaaaatgaaaataaataatatacattggtgtgactaatttaaaatatgtaaaatgtaTGGTTAATTTTGCTTCGATTTTTCTAAGTACCATTGTATATTTAACAAATTCTACCAATGTAAGGCTCACAAATGATGTTGGGATTGATGATGAGGGATAAACACCCCACCAGTTCACCCAAACTACACTACCATATCACCAAGTCAAAGTGTTCATTTGATATATGAAGGAAAATTgtacaatatataatttattttattaatatatattaataatatataaataccaatatatatatatatatatattaaaaaatatttaataatatttttttcactataacattgatgtaaaatatttacaatttttattggtaattaatctttattaaaaaattgactaattattattagtaaaatattctcccttaattattttttatttataatactcAAAATTAATTCACATTAATCATCTATTTGTAGGTCATACATTAATGAGTCACATTAAAAAATTCTGTCGActtattttgttcatttaatttaagaagaatgttattaatatatatatatatatatatatatatatatatatatatatataattgataaaaaaaagtatacaaattttaataaataaaacgagtgtgaatttttatttactaaatttgatatttatatagagatgatatttcatttaatatattaataaatttcagttaacgataatatattaaaatgatcCGTGTGCCATCTTTATCAGTGGATGTAGTCAAATTTGTAATGTAATCATATTTGTAAGTTGACTATTTTATAACTTCATGACTTGCTTTCGTAagccaaataaattaaattaatcaacgAGAGTATAGCAATCCAAGAAACGAGGTGAGGAAAATGAGTACTTTCAACGCCACCATGCATGTTGCATTTTTAGAGAGTTTCATCTTTAGACGTTGCTATTATGCAGAAATTGAATCTGCATGAAAGCCTTCTTCACAAAATAACCTGTAAATCTAAAAAATTTGGATGGACGGGGCAACATCGTGATATAATATCGTTAGTATATGTAATGTATtggataaatgtttattttattcgaTTAAACTTGAAGAATTCTCTTCTGTAACATAATGGCCCTTGTACAGTAGTTCATTTAAAAAACTGACATTTCTAGCAACATTATTGGTTCAAGTGAATTTAACTAATATCTCATAAATAAAACTCATGTTAGAATcttgtaaataataaaataaaatcgataaaataaaaagaaaaattccacTTAAGATGTTTAATTaagttttctaataaaattaattattaacaaagtCAATACATACTTTAAATCAATGATAccataaaagaaagagagaaaaaaaactaacatcTCCCCCCatatatttttcacattttgttggctgaattaaaaatagactttaatttatacattatcCTTGTTAACTAATAGcaaacatgtttggaatgacTAAGAGGTGAACCAAAATAAATTGTGAAATCaagatgaatataaaacaaggtatagttactttaaaaaaatcatgataacacTGTAATTTTGAAATAGTTTCCATAAATTTAAAGGATATCCATCCAAAATCCAAACATGCTATATAAGTCAAGTAAATATTCATCGAACCTAGCTTCCACTAGCTAGGAATGCAGTCCCAATTCAAGAGGTGCAGAAGTCAGAACAGTGAAGGCCACACAACTTTACCACCCCATGCAGATCTAAAAGGGTATAGAAGATCCAAAGGAAAACAACAGGTATCTGGCTGGCTTTTgggtaccattttttttttgtcttttgtttcAAGAAAGAGTGAAGAATTAAAGGATTGAAAGCTGAGATGTGGCTGCATTTCGTAACATGCTCGTGCGAAGGATGGAAAATCAAGTGGTTCATAACTAAAATTCCGCCAAAGTATACGAATATGACGTTGAATACCAAATTGTCGACCATTCAATTCATTAACTGCATGTCAACCCTACCGCATACACTTTTTAACATCATACTGTAAAGTTTGGTCACGTAGTGATATAAGGGTCTAATTAATACGTTCTTGTCACATAACttaattgaaaaattgtttcaaaatgcgTGTGTCAAGTGAGAAATTTTAATCATATCTGTTTGTGTGTCTGCGTTTTTCATTCAAAGTTGTAAGGAGTGAGAAAAAAACTATTCTTTAATTTGTCTAGTAATTAGGAATTGGGTAACATATATTTTGAGTTCTCTAGAACTTTTTCTAATAGCTAAAATTACACTGCactcttttttctttagttttttttttttttgttgttacattgcactcttttttctttactttttgaTTGCCTAGGAACGTTACTTTAGAAGGCAACTGTTGCCTTGGAAGCAATAATTTTGGCTAGGTTGCACTGGGGGTTACTTCAGAAGCAACGTGCTTCTTCCTCCAAAATTGCTTTTTTGGGTGCCGATGCGGGTGCTCTTACATCATCGATCACTTTCATCTCATTTTAAGGTAAA from Glycine soja cultivar W05 chromosome 16, ASM419377v2, whole genome shotgun sequence harbors:
- the LOC114389167 gene encoding beta-carotene hydroxylase 2, chloroplastic-like, translating into MAVGLSAAITMKSLLRFHQPHLNLPKSIPTTLPFSPMRIFHHTASPRTQKVSTFTVCVLMQDPKQGTHMEIEPQEQPPPPPPPAQQVLSPKLAEKLARKESERFTYLVAAVMSSFGITSMAVFAVYCRFSWQMEGGEVPWSEMFGTFALSVGAAVGMEFWARWAHRALWHASLWHMHESHHRPREGPFELNDVFAIINAVPAIALLSYGFFNKGLVPGLCFGAGLGITVFGMAYMFVHDGLVHKRFPVGPIANVPYLRRVASAHQLHHSEKFNGVPYGLFLGPKEIEEVGGLEELEKEISRRARSYKIANENN